The nucleotide window CTGAAAAAATGTCTCGACAGAAGAACAAGGATGACAAAATCAGGTGCAGCTGCTTCGTCGTTACCAAAATGTAACTATTTTGAACAGATGTCCTTTCTTTATGAAAGAGCACCTATGAACTTCCCAACTGAAAGCAATGTACGGATACAGAGTAAAGAAAATACAGAACAAACGTGTTCAAAGGAAAGCGTTGATCAACCCCCTGATGTAGATTTGTTCACACCACCACAATCTCCTATGATTTTGAACAAAATTACGGACAGTGGCAGCGCTACTGTCATTGCAAAGCGGGAGAAAAGAAAACGTAGTGAGAATGCAGAAGGAAATAGAATTTTGAAAGAGTTGGATGCAATAGAGAAAGAATTAAAAGCTGGTGATAAAGAGGAATGTGAAGATAGTCTTTTTTGCCGTAGCCTAGTGCCCACTTTAAGAAAATTATCTGCCAAGAAgaacaaaatggcaaaaattaagattTCGCAGCTGTTGTTTGAAATTGAGTTTGATGAGGCATGTGAATAAAACTAATTTtctctttaacattttttatataacataacattttttacagtatttGTATGGATGTACATTTTCTATACATGTTGACATAAATTATTCAGTTTTTATTTTGTCCTGTACTATTGACAATATCCCACTGCCATTCTACTGCTCCTTCATTGTTGAAATAGCATTTAAATTCATCCCGAATTAAGGCTGCCTGTTTTGAATAATTGTTTGAACTACAATTTGTTAAGTCCTGAATACCACTGATACTTTCAGAGTCTTTTCTCCATTCACCTGGaataatattgttttggcttccTCTATCAACATAGTTTTCTGGGCAGTAATTATAAGTATCATTTGCATTGGAAACAGTCATTAAGTAGTTGTGTAATGCCACCACTGCTTTAGTTATTAATACAACTTTGTCGACTTTACTTATGATGGGTCGGCGAAGAATTCGAAAGCGGCTTGCAGCAATTCCAAATACATTTTCTACTACTCGCCGCGCTCTTGAGAGCCTATAGTTGAATACTCGCTTTTCTTTTGCCAAGTTTTGAAGTGGGTACGGTTTCATCATGTGAGGTTTCAGTCCAAAAGCATCATCACCTATGAAAGTAAAAGGCAACACACGATTTGACTGTGGTAGTTTTGATGCTTTTGGAATATTAAGTAGATTATTCTCAATGCTATAGCCAAGATTGCTGTTCCCATACACACTACCATCACTTTGTCTTCCTGTATCTCCAATATCTACCATTAGAAATTTATAAAGTGCACTGCACACTGCCATAAGCACAATACtgtgttgctttttataattaAAGAATGCTGAACCTGATCTTGCTGGGGCCTGCATCACAACATGCTTTCCATCGATTGCCCCTAAGCAATTTGGAAAGttccattttttataaaattcctGAGCTACATGTTGCCATTCTTCTGGGGAGTTTGGAGGTTTAAGATAGTTTTTGTCAGATAGAGCATCCCATATGGCCCTACATGTTTCGGGGATAATCCTTCCTACAACAGTTGGGCTCATTCGAAAGTTTGAGGCAATAGTCACTTGTGCATCTCCAGTAACTAAGTATCTCATAGTAACACATAATCTTTCACTTGGTTTGATCGATtctcgcattcttgtttctttctTTACAACAAGGGGAGCTACCCAAGACAGTAACGTTTCCAAATCAGAAGGAGACATACGAAAGTATTGGAAAAACAGTTGATGATCATATAGCTTCAAATCCTGTATCAGTAAATGAAACTCCCCCTTCTGCTTTCGTTCTTGGTAAATTTGGCGTATCCagaatctttttttatatttcctattatttttttcattttctaatgCCAACAATTTCAatagtttaacttttttaagaaGAACTAATCGGCGACTGAACTTCATGGTGTTGTTTGCATAATGGCGCCGTGCTTAGTGGAAAAATAAAATGCGTTCTGCGAGACGGAGAATATCCTCTGCGCTGAACGCTCCGCACGGAATAATCCGCCTAGTGGAAAACCGGCTTTATGCGAAtattataaatcattttttcaaaatttattgcAAAAAGCATGAAACACTGTGTAGTAGTTTCTagttaaaattttcatttaaaaactttattcagCTCGATTTTTCCTTGCGCACtctttgtaaaaacaaaacaatcaaatatttatattttattctacATGTAACTTGACAGATAGTTCTCcatgtttgttgtgtttttcaGAGATAAAGAGAATTTCAGCCTCATTATTCCTATGAAATTGTTATAGAAAAAAGTGTAAATATTGTTACGAGCCACGTCTATGAATTTcatgtattttatgttttattttagtttcaaACAGCATGTCTTAGTTAGATCCACTCACCTGTGGATTTGCAAAAGTGTATGTGTATGAGTTGTTGATGAAGGATAGTGATAGACTGGGGAAGAACTTTAGAACAGACGAGGTGGCAATAGTTTATAAAAATCACCATTTAAGTTTTATTTTCCAGTTTACTGAAGGAACAAATTTTGAGATAACTTATGAGCCatacaaaaaacatttcatcaaAATAAAAGACCATGTATTTGCACTTGGGAAAACATCtgctgaaaagaaaaaacatgttttagagTCGTTTTCATCAGAAGCTTGGAATAAGCTAACTTCTGgagataaacaaaaacattgtcttttggATTGTAAAGCATGTTTAACGAATGAAAAATATAGGATACCACTGTCTTATTTCCCAGTAAAAGTAAGCTATCTGTAAAAAGGAGCGATAGAGGCTGGACCCTATAAATCAGCAAAAAGTTTTGTTAGACATCACCAAATCTACCATCAAATCATTAGACCAGAAGTTTGAGGAGCAACACAGTGTAACATTTGCAAAGGCTGTTAGTTTATGTTGCAGCACAAAGAGATCTGAGAAAGAAATAGACATTTGAAAGATACAGAAAATCAGTGGAAAGAAACATCTGTATCAAGGTATTTTTTCACTGTGACTAAAGTTATTAGGATATattatagcaaaaaaaattgtattgaaAGTTTTCAGTCAgcataagtaaaataaaaattattcaaggttgtatttatattttgtataacatTACCGCTCCATGTTGATTAttatttgttaataattttttaatatttttctcagACTGTTTAGCTCAACATTGTCAAAAAGGCAATACAATGAACAAAGAATGACTAAATCGTTTGAAAGTCGTGAATGTGCCCTCCAACGCACATTGAATGAAAAAGAAGTTATAGATGCTGGATTAAAGAGACCTCATGACCATGTTGACAACCTTGGTAACTACAGTTGGGATTCAGCTGGCTGTCTCACTAAAGTTACTAATTTGCCAGATGGTGATGAGGTTAATTTTACTCAGTTAGCTAAGGATTTTAACTTACTCAACTCAAAAGGTGAAACTCCTAAAAATGCTGGACAAATTgtcaagaaatttttaaataacagtgGTTGTGACTTGAACCGATTTGCTACATTCTCGTCAAAGCCACAAATTAGAAAAATGAAAAGGAGGTATATATTATACGATGCTTTAAACCCATCAAATTTCTAGTAGAGAAATGTAGGAggaattgaattttttatttacatgaaaaaataaatatgcagACTTTAAATTAATCTGGATTCATGAGTAAgttactaaaaatagaaatttatacGGATAGCGTTTACActatattttgcaaatttatacGGATTTAGCATGAAAacgataaaaaataacaactgaaaagtttcagaattttttttcccAGATTCGTTTAAATCCGTAATAATTGCTTGAATTCATAAAAATTTCTAATTTAAACCTATATATACAATAACCAATATATCTGAATAACGGAGTGAAAACGAATAAAATATGTCTGTTTTCTAAATATTACGTTTTCGTTTAAATctgaatactttctttgaatcCGTATAAGTGCTCGAGTGTAAACGCAGCATTTATTGACTAGAGGTTTTAGTAAAGATGTTTTCATACAGGGGGTGTAATTAATAGAAAACACGACAATATTAAAACTACGGAGTTTGCCGCGTCATCTCCGCCGGTTTTCTATTTTCCGATCAAgcttattaaattaatttttctatattttgatcTTGGAGCAGGGGGTGTATTTAATAGAAAACACGATAATATTAAAACTAcggagtttatattttttaagaagaaataCACCAGGTTTACGGAGCAAAAATTATGTGGAAAGCGTAACGtacttgttttttcaaaatactcTTGATCTGTGTAGAATATCGCCTGGTCATACATGCAGAAGAACATAATCAACAGATGTGAATGATTGGAAATACAAGATGTATCATGCCAATTGCCAAGGTGGCGCTGACGTTGCAACTCTTTTAACGCAGCAACGGATTCTTCCAAATCGTTAAAACATTGAGCCTGTTCCATTCCACCAAGCCTGTTCCATTCGAACTTTAAAGTGTCAGCATCCATGTTTGAATAAAACGAATCTGGTTGTAGTCGTAAAAACGGTTCGTGCTTCTTGgaaaaccttttttgcaacattttgaCTGGATTTTTTCTTCCTCTGTCAGCAAAGAACGGATATGAAAACAATCATTTTTTCGTGAACATTTCGTAAATGTGATAGTAATACACGTGATAATAATGCGTGATCTAATATTTATTAACGCGATGTTTTTCTTACCTAAACGTTCTTTGGACAAAATTACGTCGCGTGGGTACGTGATTTTCGATGCCTTTTTGCCTTCATCttcagaaaaaaatagaaacccAATAACGCACTACTTTAATGGCTTTATTACGGCCCACTGCACTAAATCTCGTTGTCAATATGTTGTTGATGCCATTAACCACATATTTTCATTCATTGGTGTCCCTCTGGCAGAAGATAAAATCATTGTTCCGGTTCAAGTAATCACTTATCTAGGTATAGAAAGTGTCACTATCAATATAGTTCTTAGATTATCTGACCATAATTTTATGATCTCATGTCAGAGTTGAGGAAATGGAACGACAGGAAGAAGTTCAAAGAAGGGATTTGTTGCCATTAATAGGCCACTCTCTTCTGCTTGCAAAGTAGTTAAGAGCGGGACAATTTTCCTCCGAAGCCTTATCGACCTGTCCACCAAAGTGGATAGGTTACACCATCCTATTGACATAACATCAGAGGTTAAGAAAGACATATAATGGTGGTTTGAGTTCCTACCATCATGTAATGGGGTTGGTTTAATACACACCAACATCATTCTTTCTAACAAAGTTGACCTGTCCACTGACACCTCAGGATTAGGTCTAGGCGGACACTATAATGGCCAGTGGCTCTAATGGCCTTCCAATCCAAGCGCACGTATAGCATCAATTTCCCTGAACTGTTAACCATCGTTTATAACCACGTTTTGTTAGCGGGGGAGGGATGGATGGAAAACGTAGTTGTGTTAGGCACAGAATGAAGCCATTGTGCAAATCTGGCACACAGGCTCGTGCAAATGCAAAGATATCATGTTAATAATCCGTCACTGTAACATATATCTGTTCTTTTGCCATGTCACAGGTCAGTCTCATGTTTATGCAGATTTATTGTTGCTTTGCCATGTCACAGGTCGGTCTAATGTTTATGCAGATTTACTTTCTCCGTTACaggtgaaaaattttaaaaaagaatgcaCGAAAGCAGACATGTGTCTCACAGCTATCCCTTCATCTGTTTGGAAGCTATTGAAAAGTCTAGGAATCATTACGTATATTCTTCCCTTTCAACAAACTCGAGGCTTACTATCGCTCTGGTATCCGGgcattcaaacaatttttcaaacaCATTGTGAGGAATTAACTTTACAATTTTTTGCGTCTTTATGACAGGTCGCGTTAAATTTTCAACAATAAAATTCTATTTGTCGGACATACAATTTCAAAGCAAGATAAAAGgttataaagaaaacattttccatGGCTAAATTATTTTACGTCATGCGAGTTATCCGAGATGTCATCCACATTCCCATTACACCTGCCCATCTGCATGGTAAAATTTATTCGTGAATCTCAATTTACTCCTTATGAAGAAGCATTATGGTCTGCTCTTATCATTGTtgcgttttgtgtttttttgcgTGTATCCgaatttcaaaaagtttttatgaTCCTGGAATTCACCTGTCACTTTCAGACATTGAATTTTCAAAAGGTGTCACAATTCGCCTTGCTATGATTGAACACCCATTTTGTCCATTAAACATTATTTACCTATTATATCAAATGGAGATTTTTTTACCCGGAAGTACGTCTcggaatttttatatattagtcTAAAGGATAGTTTCCGATTAAATACCCATAGTTTTCGTATTGGTGGGGCTTCTACAACAGCTTTGTGTGGCATTCCTGACTCAGAAACAAAAATCTTTGGTAGGTGGTCCATGGACTGCTACAAAAGATCAATTATTAGCGTTTTGCATAAGTGGAGTGGCAACATGGCTCACCTTGATACGATGACTAAGTTATGGGATTTTAATTCCTAATAATTGAGTCATAATGTATAAGGATAATTTAGAGGCAGTTGCATGTAGTTTATTGATATAATTTGTTAAGCCTGTTATGGCATACTGAAATATCTAGTTGTATTTCTCTTCATAAACATTGTCTCATAGATGTACCCCTGGAAGAGTATGGTGCATACAGTACAGGTGAGAGGAGATTTACGACAGTGCCCCACGTAGGCAGGACAGTTGACTGGGGAATTATAAATAAACTTAGATAATGTACAGGCAAGGGGAACCTAACTGGTTAAAAcagtgttgacgcaatgtgatttctgctaAGTGCTCTGAATGTTAAAGTGATGAGATTTCAACAAGCGTAGGTTAATGGCGGGAGTAACCATGACTCTCTTATTAGAGCACAGAGAGTTTCCGATTTCATACAAAGTTTTAAAGATTTGGAATACAAAAACAATGTCTCTCTTAGGAAGGCCGTAAATCATGAGGTCAATATGTTCATGCCAGAAtccaaaatataataataattagtTCATTCCATGTGTATCCATCTAATTTATTTCATAACATCAGATCACCAACAGCCAACGCGTAGTAATCACGACGCCTGATTCTTTcaaaaaacaatccaagattttcgcgaccagaaagaatccaagattttcgcttaaaaaacaattcaataTATTTTCGCAGCTCTGAATGAACGAAGGCTATTTTGatccttaaaaaaaaatccaagattttcgcggcTGAATGAACGAATGCCATTTTGAATTTAGAAATGGTCGTGTATGGTCAAGCTATAAGgtttgtttgacttttttatcttctgaaagctttatatttttgtaatacttgttttctttttgttttcaatgttaggataaatatattgtcacgctTTTTAGCCACATACAAAACCTAAACGCACCGGTTTtatgtttggctaggaacgaagattttgaaggTTAGCTAGCTTAACTAGAACCTAACTTATTGTTATTCTaattgttaaataaatatttttatgttgaggctgtggctatttagctagcctcttaaaaagtgaaagtataaaatgcAGTTTGGTTACAACAATATTCTCAAGCAATagttcttatgctaaatgcagttagctaggtagctacatcttttagtctctataataatagccgtattccgtctgtctgttcgtgcgtcaaaagcgacttgtgtgAAACACGCACGAAATACAAAATACGCAGGGACGAGAAACCCGTCGGGCCCCCACTCGCACAGGGACGGGTTCCGGCTGGTCCAATCAGGAACAgagttttatataaatgaccaatcagaagctaaagctctttatatttcttaaCAACGATTTTTACGTTATCGGTCCGAAATTTGGGAAGCAGATCGAACCAACTCATTGCTGGGGaaagaaaagtttcttaattgtttggtttatttaataatttatgtaATATTTTCTTTCTGATACTTCTCTTTGTATTTTAACAAGATCCCAGTTTCATTTAAAACTacttttgtgtattttttctatttgtttatTCACCTATACTtcatagttagctagctagctaagctactATTCAGCCACTTAAAGTtttgtattagttttatttaCCTCTTACTGTGACGTTCTCTAGCCATATattaatcttaaacaaaaccaattttaaccctattcggtccggggggggggggcggattcagccccccccccctgacggtttttttttaataactcctgattgctttgttatatggctatgatacttactgagtttcaacgtttatctattagacacctgcatgctaatttttaggtcccatacctttcagaggctttgatattggccattactcgaaactacccctaaaaatctctatgaaatccttataatggggaaatataataactcctgttaggattatccttagaacttgaaacttgcaacacaactttgtttcatcaagaagaatcattttgaataatttgaacacgtgactaatccaatTTTCCGATTTTgttggattttacccgaaaatcggaaaaaaacggattttcgggcaatttttggcaatttttcatccgatccatgtaaaaaccggaagatatgttaaataacttttatttagctttcagaaactttaaacagaatgtaaaaattctctagaacaaaagtaattatattttaagcagatagtggcatttttaacaattttcaagcttttgatgacgtcacaaaaaatgtgctgacgcaagcaaattttttttggcgccattttgttccttttatgacgtactataagtgtgccaagtttgtctcaatttgaacaaccctatgaaaagttattgaggggggggggcggaatccgccccctcccggtcatagtatgttcgaaaaaccccggaccgaatagggttaagattttggctaccaacgtagatgttagctaacatttctgatttttgtgttatcttagccaatctgatttttacttgTTTGTGACTGGGGTAAGCCACCTCTAGCTAAAATCTAAAAGTAACCAAatacagttggctgcaacagaatttttaagtaatcttttgacttttgctaaagtttatattacagtaaagtggtagctcactacttaattgcatttagtatgaaaaagatGAAACTGAAGTATTTCGGAAAAGGCTATTAAGCTTATACGCATGTGCGACACGTTTTATCTGTACTAAGCGCTAAGCTGTGTTAACAACGGactgttttttggaaaaggccgTTACGCCTAGGCGCATGTGCGatgtggtttacctgtactaaggggtcagtccactgtgacaatttttaaactttctcaggAATCACCcctgtacggatgtgcaacactgtttactggactaaccgctcaaccCCATGTTAGCAAAGGACTTCTTTTTGTGTTGTTATTTAAACACAGTCTGCAAGAAACTGTGTTAAAAATGGTATTATCTTtatacgcctgtgcaacaccgtttaactgTGCTATGCTTTCACCAAAAACATTTTCCAAATAACGttttctctgtttttattttaactgttgCGCTACagctttttttggaaaatggtttTATACGACTATTAACTCATGTGTGACACGGCTTAGCCGTACTAAGCACCCagtccagtgtcacaattaatttcttAATATTTACTGAAACttacaaaataatattgactaattttttttgctatgacggagaaacaacggtttgtaaactctgtttttatttcagcttttgttgcgggaaagttattttttaaaatatatgtgacagtcgcaacactacaatggtgtatgcgcttcacttgatttacgacatactacaTATCTGCAGTAAACCAGTCCACCTGAccatgtggcacagtttacgactCTTACTAAGCGCTCCCcagggcgttcaacaacagttactaaTGGCTTAcctggcgtttcgacgccgggtctcccggctagtctctttaataatagccgtatttcgtctgtccgtattccgtctgtctgttcgtgcgtcaaaagcgacttgtgttaaaCACGCACGAAATTGCGCTCAGCTCTTTGATCTTTTTGCCacgctattttattttattttgtgttttgcttagtttcacaaaagtttttatttaagaattttcttatacaaaatccatggttaattaacttttattgttccttcgatgcagtttctttgttataaataactacAGTGAAAGTTGCGGACAATTAATTtgcgttgtctatttcattaaaatttttttaattattcgcgccttttcaaagaaattaacaaaaacaagtttttaataaTAGAAGGAGAACAGTAAGTTTTAGAAAAGTTttgtaagtgattttttgtttgttctaaacgtgaatttgaaatttattttgtaaattttgttatATCTTCAAccgtttatatttttaatgacaACAATGAACctggatgtgcttatttttttgctgaaacttattgttttttaaactgaacaaaaagtgtaagaaaatgtcaaatttagtATTTTAAAATCTATTTGCAGGGAGGAGCCTCTTTTTTACATCAAActtaaaaaaacgtaaaaatgcacaaattattgtttaatatatgaattttacGGGAAAGCAGCGTAACAATACTTCCGATAAACTATACTATAAATTAGTTTACACTGCTTCCGTGTATATTTCCCGGCAACATGACTACCGCAGAGTAATTTCATAACAGATGCGCGAAATAATTACGTCAGCCATTTCCCGTGGATTGTTCCACGGGTTAACAACTAGTCtccataataatagccgtattccgtctgtctgtccctGCGCGGAACATGGCGTCCTAAGTAGCGAGAACCGCGAAAAATTCCCGCGGCCCTGCACCTTTATTTTGCATCCCGGCAGACCCCGTTATTTTTACCGGCCTTGGACCACTCACGCGGCTGGAatttcactaatgaccaatccaagtgcttcgcggcctcaacataCCGACGGAGGGAACATGCTACCcttacgaaggccattttggtttggaagtgttGGTTTGAAGTTTGGTAGATCTGCTTTCAATCCTtttttcttctgagtactttcTATCCTATAggtttatttagtttcttatGTTTTTACCTGTAAAGGTGAATATTTTATCACGTTTCCTAGCCATTTGTaaaacttaaacaaaccaattttacgttttttactggctagctagctaaaaacgtagattttgaggcagctagctatagctatctttatttttattgctattcttttaaacttttttttcagtttggtatattgttatttattttatgttgaagttgggtctacctagctagctccttttagctacctctggctaaaaagtgaaagtagctaaatgcagttttctctagaggagtacaacctctagcttatttccaaagacctaacagattgagttcatcattgcggtggcttgccacctctttgtaaattattttcttaacattttattGTTCTCAAAATGTTGTTAGAAATAAATCCTGGCATAGTACGCCATCCTacatttttaatgttaaaaaatactgTCATACAAAGTCGCTAGCAATTAAAAAGTCCTGTTTGGGATAGGAGAGCGTGATATAAAGAACATAATGACCATTTCAAAAAAAAGTATGTGAAACAACTTCTTTAGAAGACAACTATGTTAAtgctggtaaaaatataatggtACGCCACGCTccatttacatttaaaaaaagaaattgtgcGCAAAGTAAATGACAATATGACATGTCAATGAAAACTTCTTAAGTCATTCAAAAATTGGCAGGTGCACTAAAAAgaatagaaaaaagaaattacagCTTAAAGGAGATGACGATGGTGACCACTTTACTATTCTAATCACACAGATACCATCACAATGATCGTGTAGTaaagcccacacagtgtgccatcttcccaatttccctcacatggcttgggttaacccggggctatggtaacatgcactcgcccatgttgaatcgccgtcaagaggaatcccACTaatctataataataataataataataataataataataataataataataataataataataataataataataataataataataataataataatgtggctagcccagaaaatcacaaaaacttatagttagtggattgtttccactgggggttAAGATACCGCTGTTATCATCATCATTGGATGATGTGACTGTGTGATGAACTGACCGTgcatgtttttgaaaatgtgtgTCAACATTCTCTATGATTTGTTTAATCCCACTTGTTGCTTTACATAATCTGCTGATGGAGTTGATGGTTTTATTTGGTCCCATTCTTCGAACAATATTTTTGCTGACTATATTTGTAATTTCTTGTGCCAAGTCTTCTTCCATGTTGTTACCTTCTCCACCTTTCCAGTTGACAAAGTAACTCCGTTTGAACTGTCTTGGTGTAAGCAGACTTTCTGATTGAGCAATTGCTACAAACATTTCAAGAGCATATTTGCCATATCGATTTCATGATTTAAATATTGAGAGGAGTTAATAAGATTGCAATCACCATCCCCTTCTTTTGCAGTATCTTTCATCTGtaaaattaaaactgttagGAATATAAAGCACAATCCATAATTCCTGACATTATCGTCAACACACTCTTGACCACCTCTTTGAGTCACATATCGGTTCACAAAGGAATCAAGAACATTATCTAAATACATCTTCTTTTCTTCTAGTCATTTATGGACTAAATTAACAGGAAATGGCTGTGTTTTTGGCTTTTCATCCAACTTTTCCATGCCCAGCATATGCATTGCTGCTGTAATAACATATCCTTTTCCTATACTCAAAAAAATTCCTCGCATCCTTGATATGAATCTATTACCTTTTCTGGAGTGACGTTTTTACGATCAAGTTTCTCTCTGAAGTACTTTAGGGTACCGTTTTGAACAGCTGAATCTGCCTTGTATAAAAGTTGGTAACTATACTGCAACAAAGACGCTTTCGTGTGCCACATTACCCCCTTGAAAGGAGAGCAGTGTTCCAAAACGATCAACAGGTGTATGTGACCTAGCAAGCAGATGTTTTGCTCCGGCAAAGCGTACCCTGGTCAACTGATCACCGGAAAAGGGAATCTTCATTTCTTTCATTAAGTCATCATGcgtaaagttgttgtgagaataTGGTTGACCGGGAGGTACAGGTTCATTTGGAATACATGGATCATCTTTATTTGGTTTGTTGGTCAGTAATCCAGCATGGTGGTATATGTC belongs to Hydractinia symbiolongicarpus strain clone_291-10 chromosome 1, HSymV2.1, whole genome shotgun sequence and includes:
- the LOC130617906 gene encoding uncharacterized protein LOC130617906; protein product: MSFAESSQILMSCTPVESQVTEFDKELFIEEVRKFPCLWNIYSTDYKDRNIKNNAWQELARIFQKDCEFLQKQLKYLKDNLKKCLDRRTRMTKSGAAASSLPKCNYFEQMSFLYERAPMNFPTESNVRIQSKENTEQTCSKESVDQPPDVDLFTPPQSPMILNKITDSGSATVIAKREKRKRSENAEGNRILKELDAIEKELKAGDKEECEDSLFCRSLVPTLRKLSAKKNKMAKIKISQLLFEIEFDEACE
- the LOC130618072 gene encoding uncharacterized protein LOC130618072, encoding MKFSRRLVLLKKVKLLKLLALENEKNNRKYKKRFWIRQIYQERKQKGEFHLLIQDLKLYDHQLFFQYFRMSPSDLETLLSWVAPLVVKKETRMRESIKPSERLCVTMRYLVTGDAQVTIASNFRMSPTVVGRIIPETCRAIWDALSDKNYLKPPNSPEEWQHVAQEFYKKWNFPNCLGAIDGKHVVMQAPARSGSAFFNYKKQHSIVLMAVCSALYKFLMVDIGDTGRQSDGSVYGNSNLGYSIENNLLNIPKASKLPQSNRVLPFTFIGDDAFGLKPHMMKPYPLQNLAKEKRVFNYRLSRARRVVENVFGIAASRFRILRRPIISKVDKVVLITKAVVALHNYLMTVSNANDTYNYCPENYVDRGSQNNIIPGEWRKDSESISGIQDLTNCSSNNYSKQAALIRDEFKCYFNNEGAVEWQWDIVNSTGQNKN